Proteins encoded within one genomic window of Pygocentrus nattereri isolate fPygNat1 chromosome 7, fPygNat1.pri, whole genome shotgun sequence:
- the cfap45 gene encoding cilia- and flagella-associated protein 45 isoform X1 produces MELLCPMDIDTTRDWIDPAFLPNQVMWRTLQPVPRSATSSSARLSCGGSSSSSGARSRRYRTRALTSQVDESLFGAPKQSACELKDEAKGSRALSHSAPASKSQKTETVRIITKDLIRDLRIRNRDPSGQSIIICTEEIGRITAESHAPAKEEREASLESQRRFREEAVNAAEERKTLMHQADLSRQKNQGLSDLEAEARQRAQYLLERANALRMEQEDEVKKLNELILGAQCHAVREAQILERKQVLKELQEEERRLDAMMEVDRRRALELQEQIDQLCKQQRIQGKMCILKQIEERLEERMLDDEVKEQEGQQMLESLERMQMEELEAMERKKAEQRRLLLEIQKINEENLLAKEHKKEEERLADLRALEYTSKKLEREAEYEAEQKLIKREKEKEVARLRALQERDRDHKAEQDELRARRNQEAAEREWRRKEKEQARKKLEEEDRLKAARLEQVTHKEHMLSIEAGRERAEFERVLRTQQELIAREKEKEEGHRQQVLRHAEGVRQQIREREMLAIARRREIFREGEKLDEESRSRRVRLDEIKDKKLKELRAAGLPEKYCNEVERKIQALPTVVR; encoded by the exons ATGGAACTACTATGTCCGATGGATATTGACACTACAAGAGATTGGATAGATCCTGCGTTCCTCCCAAACCAAGTAATGTGGAGAACCCTCCAGCCTGTG CCTCGCAGCGCGACGTCATCATCCGCGCGACTCTCCTGTGGCGGGAGCAGCAGTAGCAGCGGCGCTCGCTCTCGCCGCTATCGGACGCGCGCGCTGACGTCTCAGGTGGACGAGAGCCTATTTGGAGCACCCAAACAG TCTGCATGTGAGCTTAAAGATGAGGCTAAAGGATCCAGAGCTCTGTCCCACTCTGCTCCGGCTTCCAAATCACAGAAAACAGAGACTGTCCGCATCATCACCAAGGACCTTATCAGGGACCTCAG AATTCGGAACAGAGACCCGTCTGGCCAGTCCATCATCATCTGCACAGAAGAAATTGGACGCATCACAGCTGAGTCTCATGCCCCCGccaaagaagaaagagaagcatCGCTGGAGAGCCAGCGCAGATTTCGGGAGGAGGCTGTG aatgCTGCAGAGGAAAGGAAAACGCTCATGCACCAGGCCGATTTGTCCCGTCAAAAGAACCAAGGTCTTAGCGACCTGGAGGCTGAAGCTAGACAGCGTGCTCAGTACCTGCTTGAAAGGGCTAATGCCCTAAGAATGGAGCAAGAGGACGAGGTCAAGAAGCTCAACGAG TTGATCCTGGGGGCTCAATGCCATGCAGTACGTGAAGCTCAGATCCTGGAGAGGAAGCAGGTTCTAAAAGAGCtacaggaggaggagaggaggctGGATGCCATGATGGAAGTGGACCGTCGCCGGGCCCTGGAGCTTCAGGAACAGATTGATCAGCTGTGTAAACAACAGAGGATTCA AGGAAAGATGTGCATCCTTAAACAAATTGAGGAGCGACTGGAGGAGCGCATGCTAGATGACGAAGTGAAAGAACAGGAGGGGCAGCAAATGCTGGAGAGCCTGGAGAGGATGCAGATGGAAGAGCTGGAG GccatggagagaaagaaagcagagcagagaagGCTCCTGCTAGAGATTCAGAAGATCAACGAGGAGAATCTACTTGCAAAGGAACAcaagaaagaagaggagagactAGCAGACCTTCGTGCTCTGGAGTATACAAGCAAGAAACTG GAGCGAGAAGCGGAGTACGAGGCCGAGCAGAAACtaataaaaagagagaaggagaaagaagttGCACGACTGAGGGCTCTgcaggaaagagacagagaccaTAAAGCTGAACAG GATGAGCTCCGAGCCCGTAGGAACCAGGAGGCTGCAGAGAGGGAATGGAGACGGAAGGAGAAAGAGCAGGCCAGGAagaagctggaggaggaggataGGCTGAAGGCTGCTCGTCTAGAGCAGGTCACCCACAAGGAACACATGCTGTCCATTGAAGCGGGCCGAGAGAGGGCAGAATTTGAGAGAGTCCTGAG GACACAGCAAGAGCTGATTGCacgagagaaggagaaggaggagggtcACCGGCAGCAGGTCCTCCGCCATGCTGAGGGCGTACGACAGCAGATCCGCGAGCGTGAGATGCTGGCCATCGCCCGCCGCAGAGAGATATTCCGCGAGGGGGAAAAACTGGACGAGGAGTCACGGAGCCGCAGAGTTCGACTGGATGAGATCAAGGACAAGAAACTGAAGGAGCTAAG
- the cfap45 gene encoding cilia- and flagella-associated protein 45 isoform X2, with protein sequence MELLCPMDIDTTRDWIDPAFLPNQVMWRTLQPVPRSATSSSARLSCGGSSSSSGARSRRYRTRALTSQVDESLFGAPKQSACELKDEAKGSRALSHSAPASKSQKTETVRIITKDLIRDLRIRNRDPSGQSIIICTEEIGRITAESHAPAKEEREASLESQRRFREEAVNAAEERKTLMHQADLSRQKNQGLSDLEAEARQRAQYLLERANALRMEQEDEVKKLNELILGAQCHAVREAQILERKQVLKELQEEERRLDAMMEVDRRRALELQEQIDQLCKQQRIQGKMCILKQIEERLEERMLDDEVKEQEGQQMLESLERMQMEELEAMERKKAEQRRLLLEIQKINEENLLAKEHKKEEERLADLRALEYTSKKLEREAEYEAEQKLIKREKEKEVARLRALQERDRDHKAEQDELRARRNQEAAEREWRRKEKEQARKKLEEEDRLKAARLEQVTHKEHMLSIEAGRERAEFERVLRTQQELIAREKEKEEGHRQQVLRHAEGVRQQIREREMLAIARRREIFREGEKLDEESRSRRVRLDEIKDKKLKELR encoded by the exons ATGGAACTACTATGTCCGATGGATATTGACACTACAAGAGATTGGATAGATCCTGCGTTCCTCCCAAACCAAGTAATGTGGAGAACCCTCCAGCCTGTG CCTCGCAGCGCGACGTCATCATCCGCGCGACTCTCCTGTGGCGGGAGCAGCAGTAGCAGCGGCGCTCGCTCTCGCCGCTATCGGACGCGCGCGCTGACGTCTCAGGTGGACGAGAGCCTATTTGGAGCACCCAAACAG TCTGCATGTGAGCTTAAAGATGAGGCTAAAGGATCCAGAGCTCTGTCCCACTCTGCTCCGGCTTCCAAATCACAGAAAACAGAGACTGTCCGCATCATCACCAAGGACCTTATCAGGGACCTCAG AATTCGGAACAGAGACCCGTCTGGCCAGTCCATCATCATCTGCACAGAAGAAATTGGACGCATCACAGCTGAGTCTCATGCCCCCGccaaagaagaaagagaagcatCGCTGGAGAGCCAGCGCAGATTTCGGGAGGAGGCTGTG aatgCTGCAGAGGAAAGGAAAACGCTCATGCACCAGGCCGATTTGTCCCGTCAAAAGAACCAAGGTCTTAGCGACCTGGAGGCTGAAGCTAGACAGCGTGCTCAGTACCTGCTTGAAAGGGCTAATGCCCTAAGAATGGAGCAAGAGGACGAGGTCAAGAAGCTCAACGAG TTGATCCTGGGGGCTCAATGCCATGCAGTACGTGAAGCTCAGATCCTGGAGAGGAAGCAGGTTCTAAAAGAGCtacaggaggaggagaggaggctGGATGCCATGATGGAAGTGGACCGTCGCCGGGCCCTGGAGCTTCAGGAACAGATTGATCAGCTGTGTAAACAACAGAGGATTCA AGGAAAGATGTGCATCCTTAAACAAATTGAGGAGCGACTGGAGGAGCGCATGCTAGATGACGAAGTGAAAGAACAGGAGGGGCAGCAAATGCTGGAGAGCCTGGAGAGGATGCAGATGGAAGAGCTGGAG GccatggagagaaagaaagcagagcagagaagGCTCCTGCTAGAGATTCAGAAGATCAACGAGGAGAATCTACTTGCAAAGGAACAcaagaaagaagaggagagactAGCAGACCTTCGTGCTCTGGAGTATACAAGCAAGAAACTG GAGCGAGAAGCGGAGTACGAGGCCGAGCAGAAACtaataaaaagagagaaggagaaagaagttGCACGACTGAGGGCTCTgcaggaaagagacagagaccaTAAAGCTGAACAG GATGAGCTCCGAGCCCGTAGGAACCAGGAGGCTGCAGAGAGGGAATGGAGACGGAAGGAGAAAGAGCAGGCCAGGAagaagctggaggaggaggataGGCTGAAGGCTGCTCGTCTAGAGCAGGTCACCCACAAGGAACACATGCTGTCCATTGAAGCGGGCCGAGAGAGGGCAGAATTTGAGAGAGTCCTGAG GACACAGCAAGAGCTGATTGCacgagagaaggagaaggaggagggtcACCGGCAGCAGGTCCTCCGCCATGCTGAGGGCGTACGACAGCAGATCCGCGAGCGTGAGATGCTGGCCATCGCCCGCCGCAGAGAGATATTCCGCGAGGGGGAAAAACTGGACGAGGAGTCACGGAGCCGCAGAGTTCGACTGGATGAGATCAAGGACAAGAAACTGAAGGAGCTAAGGTGA
- the cfap45 gene encoding cilia- and flagella-associated protein 45 isoform X3 translates to MPRSATSSSARLSCGGSSSSSGARSRRYRTRALTSQVDESLFGAPKQSACELKDEAKGSRALSHSAPASKSQKTETVRIITKDLIRDLRIRNRDPSGQSIIICTEEIGRITAESHAPAKEEREASLESQRRFREEAVNAAEERKTLMHQADLSRQKNQGLSDLEAEARQRAQYLLERANALRMEQEDEVKKLNELILGAQCHAVREAQILERKQVLKELQEEERRLDAMMEVDRRRALELQEQIDQLCKQQRIQGKMCILKQIEERLEERMLDDEVKEQEGQQMLESLERMQMEELEAMERKKAEQRRLLLEIQKINEENLLAKEHKKEEERLADLRALEYTSKKLEREAEYEAEQKLIKREKEKEVARLRALQERDRDHKAEQDELRARRNQEAAEREWRRKEKEQARKKLEEEDRLKAARLEQVTHKEHMLSIEAGRERAEFERVLRTQQELIAREKEKEEGHRQQVLRHAEGVRQQIREREMLAIARRREIFREGEKLDEESRSRRVRLDEIKDKKLKELRAAGLPEKYCNEVERKIQALPTVVR, encoded by the exons ATG CCTCGCAGCGCGACGTCATCATCCGCGCGACTCTCCTGTGGCGGGAGCAGCAGTAGCAGCGGCGCTCGCTCTCGCCGCTATCGGACGCGCGCGCTGACGTCTCAGGTGGACGAGAGCCTATTTGGAGCACCCAAACAG TCTGCATGTGAGCTTAAAGATGAGGCTAAAGGATCCAGAGCTCTGTCCCACTCTGCTCCGGCTTCCAAATCACAGAAAACAGAGACTGTCCGCATCATCACCAAGGACCTTATCAGGGACCTCAG AATTCGGAACAGAGACCCGTCTGGCCAGTCCATCATCATCTGCACAGAAGAAATTGGACGCATCACAGCTGAGTCTCATGCCCCCGccaaagaagaaagagaagcatCGCTGGAGAGCCAGCGCAGATTTCGGGAGGAGGCTGTG aatgCTGCAGAGGAAAGGAAAACGCTCATGCACCAGGCCGATTTGTCCCGTCAAAAGAACCAAGGTCTTAGCGACCTGGAGGCTGAAGCTAGACAGCGTGCTCAGTACCTGCTTGAAAGGGCTAATGCCCTAAGAATGGAGCAAGAGGACGAGGTCAAGAAGCTCAACGAG TTGATCCTGGGGGCTCAATGCCATGCAGTACGTGAAGCTCAGATCCTGGAGAGGAAGCAGGTTCTAAAAGAGCtacaggaggaggagaggaggctGGATGCCATGATGGAAGTGGACCGTCGCCGGGCCCTGGAGCTTCAGGAACAGATTGATCAGCTGTGTAAACAACAGAGGATTCA AGGAAAGATGTGCATCCTTAAACAAATTGAGGAGCGACTGGAGGAGCGCATGCTAGATGACGAAGTGAAAGAACAGGAGGGGCAGCAAATGCTGGAGAGCCTGGAGAGGATGCAGATGGAAGAGCTGGAG GccatggagagaaagaaagcagagcagagaagGCTCCTGCTAGAGATTCAGAAGATCAACGAGGAGAATCTACTTGCAAAGGAACAcaagaaagaagaggagagactAGCAGACCTTCGTGCTCTGGAGTATACAAGCAAGAAACTG GAGCGAGAAGCGGAGTACGAGGCCGAGCAGAAACtaataaaaagagagaaggagaaagaagttGCACGACTGAGGGCTCTgcaggaaagagacagagaccaTAAAGCTGAACAG GATGAGCTCCGAGCCCGTAGGAACCAGGAGGCTGCAGAGAGGGAATGGAGACGGAAGGAGAAAGAGCAGGCCAGGAagaagctggaggaggaggataGGCTGAAGGCTGCTCGTCTAGAGCAGGTCACCCACAAGGAACACATGCTGTCCATTGAAGCGGGCCGAGAGAGGGCAGAATTTGAGAGAGTCCTGAG GACACAGCAAGAGCTGATTGCacgagagaaggagaaggaggagggtcACCGGCAGCAGGTCCTCCGCCATGCTGAGGGCGTACGACAGCAGATCCGCGAGCGTGAGATGCTGGCCATCGCCCGCCGCAGAGAGATATTCCGCGAGGGGGAAAAACTGGACGAGGAGTCACGGAGCCGCAGAGTTCGACTGGATGAGATCAAGGACAAGAAACTGAAGGAGCTAAG